The following are from one region of the Corylus avellana chromosome ca1, CavTom2PMs-1.0 genome:
- the LOC132178087 gene encoding LOW QUALITY PROTEIN: endochitinase-like (The sequence of the model RefSeq protein was modified relative to this genomic sequence to represent the inferred CDS: inserted 1 base in 1 codon), which produces MKAYTLILSLAFLLGTSSAEQCGSQAGGAVCPNGLCCSNYGYCGSSNDYCGSGCQSQCGTPTASPTPSGGGDVSSIISSSLFDQLLKYRNDGRCKSNGFYTYNAFIAATRSFGGFGTNGDVNTRKREIAAFLAQTSHETTGGWASAPDGPYAWGYCFVTETNKQTYCTPSSQWSCAASKQYYGXGPIQLTHNYNYGPAGKAIGVDLISNPDLVATDATISFKTAIWFWMTPQGNKPSSHDVIIGKWTPSAADTSAGRVPGYGVITNIINGGLECGHGADDKVADRIGFYKRYCDILGVSYGDNLDCYNQRPFA; this is translated from the exons ATGAAGGCCTATACCTTAATTCTCTCCTTAGCTTTCTTGCTTGGAACCTCCTCAGCAGAACAATGTGGAAGTCAGGCCGGTGGAGCTGTATGTCCAAATGGGTTGTGTTGTAGCAACTATGGCTACTGTGGCAGCTCAAATGACTACTGTGGGTCTGGCTGCCAAAGCCAATGTGGAACCCCAACCGCATCCCCGACACCTAGCGGCGGCGGCGATGTCAGCAGCATCATCAGCAGCTCTCTTTTCGACCAGTTGCTTAAATATCGAAACGACGGGCGATGTAAAAGCAACGGATTCTACACATACAATGCTTTCATCGCTGCTACACGATCTTTTGGTGGCTTTGGCACAAATGGTGATGTTAATACACGTAAAAGGGAGATTGCAGCTTTCTTGGCTCAAACCTCTCATGAAACCACAG GAGGATGGGCAAGTGCACCAGATGGCCCATATGCATGGGGTTATTGCTTTGTTACGGAAACCAACAAGCAAACCTACTGTACGCCGTCTAGTCAATGGTCGTGTGCTGCCAGCAAACAATATTATG CGGGTCCGATTCAACTCACTCA CAACTACAACTACGGGCCAGCAGGCAAAGCCATTGGAGTTGATCTCATAAGCAATCCAGATTTGGTAGCCACCGACGCAACAATATCATTCAAGACAGCCATATGGTTTTGGATGACCCCACAGGGAAACAAGCCGTCTAGCCATGATGTCATCATCGGAAAATGGACACCGTCCGCTGCGGACACGTCAGCTGGTCGGGTTCCGGGCTATGGTGTGATCACTAACATAATCAACGGTGGGTTGGAATGTGGGCATGGTGCTGATGATAAAGTGGCTGATAGGATCGGGTTCTACAAAAGGTACTGTGACATATTGGGAGTAAGCTATGGGGACAACTTAGATTGCTACAATCAGAGGCCTTTTGCttaa